In one Silene latifolia isolate original U9 population chromosome 10, ASM4854445v1, whole genome shotgun sequence genomic region, the following are encoded:
- the LOC141605479 gene encoding histone H3.2, which yields MARTKQTARKSTGGKAPRKQLATKAARKSAPATGGVKKPHRFRPGTVALREIRKYQKSTELLIRKLPFQRLVREIAQDFKTDLRFQSSAVAALQEAAEAYLVGLFEDTNLCAIHAKRVTIMPKDIQLARRIRGERA from the coding sequence ATGGCACGAACAAAGCAAACCGCAAGAAAATCCACAGGAGGAAAAGCACCACGAAAGCAGCTCGCAACAAAAGCTGCTCGCAAGTCAGCACCAGCAACCGGAGGAGTGAAGAAACCCCACAGATTCCGTCCTGGAACTGTTGCTCTTCGAGAAATCAGGAAGTACCAGAAGAGTACGGAGTTGTTGATCAGGAAGCTCCCGTTTCAGAGGCTGGTGAGAGAGATTGCTCAGGATTTCAAGACGGATTTGCGATTCCAGAGTTCGGCTGTTGCTGCATTACAGGAGGCGGCTGAGGCGTACCTTGTTGGGTTGTTTGAGGATACTAATTTGTGTGCTATTCATGCTAAGAGGGTTACTATTATGCCTAAGGATATTCAATTGGCTAGGAGGATTCGAGGCGAAAGGGCTTGA